A region from the Sandaracinus amylolyticus genome encodes:
- a CDS encoding efflux RND transporter permease subunit: MSEARRTGERIVAIVRHRGVVRAIVLIVAALFALAIPRLEMRFAPEELVAGDDDAARDAAAIARDFGAQEQALVVLVEADDVLAPDVLAWSHSMARFLESQRGVMRVESLGTTPLPRPTRDDELTLEALDDVEDAQRVRAEDAITAAVASDPERFPAGLASLAERGRGPVEVRPMVAGDAPTEVERAAIEALVASSGLLRGRMISEDRRVTVIAAVLGSDASERDAEALVASTSARIAAQAPPAGARARLAGLPAMRVSMIDALRTDQVLLVSLAVLGSLLVLMLGMRTRGGVLLPMGTVGITLAITMGGMALAGEPINLLTNVIPPLLVTIGLADSLHLVIRYREELREGAPDARTAASRMLRHMWLPCFVTSFTTAVGFGALVVQGTPILVRFGAIAAIASMTSYLVAIVFVPASLPSFPGEAKVSLEAGRMSRGLDRAIVLLARANARHPRMTIAVASVLMIVSLVIARGVVVDSRLLDQFGVGSEIAQVTRVMEEELDGVRELSIALDADDGRFATPEGIAQLESLSRWLRDQEGVLRATTIADWLHESWVLVTGEETARSEPFRSDAQVRALRALLASGGVDPLDAFVTDDGRRARIEVRLLDHGARRTLAMLERFRARADEIDGARVSFGGEAWIASRGLERIVAALGGLGSAVVVIFFVMTLLFRSVRLGLLSIPPNALPLAMTLAYMVLRGIPLHAATVIVFTVTVGLAVDGATHVIARFREQHALGGTPEQILLRTMETSGRAVVLSALTLLLGYGALLFSAFEPIRLFGELSFVAIGGALIAQLVLLPALLAVGVPREGARAAGDALASERSVAE; encoded by the coding sequence GTGAGCGAGGCGCGGCGAACGGGAGAGCGGATCGTCGCGATCGTGCGGCACCGCGGCGTGGTGCGCGCGATCGTGTTGATTGTCGCGGCGCTCTTCGCGCTCGCGATCCCGCGGCTCGAGATGCGCTTCGCGCCCGAGGAGCTCGTCGCGGGCGACGACGATGCGGCACGTGATGCGGCCGCGATCGCGCGCGACTTCGGCGCGCAGGAGCAGGCGCTCGTGGTGCTCGTCGAGGCGGACGACGTGCTCGCGCCGGACGTGCTCGCGTGGTCGCACTCGATGGCGCGATTCCTCGAGTCGCAGCGCGGCGTGATGCGCGTGGAGAGCCTCGGGACGACGCCGCTGCCGCGACCGACGCGCGACGACGAGCTGACGCTCGAGGCGCTCGATGACGTCGAGGACGCACAGCGCGTGCGCGCGGAAGACGCGATCACCGCCGCGGTCGCCAGCGATCCCGAGCGTTTTCCTGCGGGCCTCGCGTCGCTCGCGGAGCGGGGACGCGGGCCGGTGGAGGTCCGTCCGATGGTCGCGGGAGATGCGCCGACCGAGGTCGAGCGCGCCGCGATCGAGGCGCTCGTCGCGTCGAGCGGGCTCTTGCGCGGGCGGATGATCAGTGAGGACCGGCGCGTGACCGTGATCGCCGCGGTGCTCGGGTCCGATGCGAGCGAGCGCGACGCGGAGGCGCTCGTCGCGAGCACGAGCGCGCGCATCGCCGCGCAAGCGCCGCCTGCGGGCGCGCGGGCGCGGCTGGCGGGACTGCCCGCGATGCGCGTGTCGATGATCGACGCGCTGCGGACCGATCAAGTGCTGCTCGTGTCGCTCGCGGTGCTCGGGAGCTTGCTCGTGTTGATGCTCGGGATGCGCACGCGCGGTGGCGTGCTCCTCCCGATGGGCACGGTCGGGATCACCCTCGCGATCACGATGGGCGGGATGGCGCTCGCGGGAGAGCCCATCAACCTGCTCACGAACGTGATCCCGCCGTTGCTCGTGACGATCGGGCTCGCGGACTCGCTGCACCTCGTGATCCGCTACCGCGAGGAGCTGCGCGAGGGCGCGCCCGACGCGCGCACCGCGGCGTCGCGGATGCTGCGGCACATGTGGCTGCCGTGCTTCGTGACGTCGTTCACGACGGCGGTCGGGTTCGGCGCGCTCGTAGTGCAAGGAACGCCGATCCTCGTGCGATTCGGCGCGATCGCGGCGATCGCGAGCATGACGTCGTACTTGGTCGCGATCGTGTTCGTCCCGGCGTCGCTGCCGTCGTTCCCCGGAGAAGCGAAGGTGTCGCTCGAGGCGGGGCGCATGTCGCGCGGGCTCGATCGCGCGATCGTGCTCCTCGCGCGCGCGAACGCGCGGCATCCGCGGATGACGATCGCGGTCGCGTCGGTGCTGATGATCGTGTCGCTCGTGATCGCGCGTGGGGTCGTCGTCGACAGTCGTCTGCTCGATCAGTTCGGCGTTGGATCGGAGATCGCGCAGGTCACGCGCGTGATGGAAGAAGAGCTCGACGGCGTGCGCGAGCTCTCGATCGCGCTCGACGCGGACGACGGGCGCTTCGCGACGCCCGAAGGGATCGCGCAGCTCGAGTCGCTCTCGCGATGGCTTCGCGATCAGGAAGGCGTGCTGCGCGCGACGACGATCGCGGACTGGCTGCACGAGTCGTGGGTGCTCGTGACCGGAGAGGAGACCGCGCGCTCCGAGCCGTTCCGCAGCGATGCGCAGGTGCGCGCGCTGCGTGCGTTGCTCGCGTCGGGCGGCGTCGATCCGCTCGATGCGTTCGTGACCGACGACGGACGGCGCGCGCGCATCGAGGTGCGGCTGCTCGATCACGGCGCGCGGCGGACGCTCGCGATGCTCGAGCGGTTCCGCGCGCGAGCAGACGAGATCGACGGGGCGCGTGTGAGCTTCGGGGGCGAGGCGTGGATCGCGTCGCGCGGGCTCGAGCGCATCGTCGCGGCCCTCGGCGGGCTGGGCTCGGCCGTCGTCGTGATCTTCTTCGTGATGACGCTCTTGTTCCGCAGCGTGCGGCTCGGGCTGCTGAGCATCCCGCCCAACGCGCTGCCGCTGGCCATGACGCTCGCGTACATGGTGCTGCGAGGGATCCCGCTGCACGCCGCGACGGTGATCGTGTTCACGGTGACGGTCGGGCTCGCGGTCGACGGCGCGACGCACGTGATCGCGCGGTTCCGTGAGCAGCACGCGCTCGGAGGGACGCCGGAGCAGATCCTGCTGCGCACGATGGAGACCAGCGGGCGCGCGGTCGTGCTCTCTGCGCTCACTCTGTTGCTCGGGTACGGCGCGCTGCTCTTCAGCGCGTTCGAGCCGATCCGGCTCTTCGGCGAGCTCTCGTTCGTCGCGATCGGCGGCGCGCTGATCGCGCAGCTGGTGCTCTTGCCCGCGCTGCTCGCGGTCGGCGTGCCGCGGGAAGGGGCGCGCGCCGCGGGTGATGCGCTAGCGAGCGAGCGCAGCGTCGCGGAGTGA